Part of the Limihaloglobus sulfuriphilus genome is shown below.
ATCCAAAGGAATATCTTCATGGAAAAGATCACTCATTGAATTAACAAAAATTACCTGAGGCTTTTTCCATTTCAATGGATTCTCTAAAACATGAGGGTGTAAAGTTACTTGAAAACCATTTACATAGTTAGCCTGTCCCATTGCCTGAAGTCGCCTGGCCATCCGTTCAGCATAACAGTTAGCACATCCGGCACTGATCTTAGTGCAGCCGGTAACCGGATTCCATGTCGATTCTGTCCATTCTATTTTTGTATTAGCCATTATCTTTACCTATGATATCTTTTGCAATCTTTAATCCGGTTTGGTTGTTTGAAGCAAATGCAAAATGGAACAAAGGTACATTTTTTGAATTCCTTAAAACCAAAGGAGATTTAGTTACATATGTGAAAATTTCTTTAAGTCTTCTGATGTATAGATTTATGATTTTATTTATAGGTTTGTCAACTTTAGATGTTACTTCAATTTCATCTTCAAAAAGAGTAGAGTGGCGGAATGTATGATAAAACTCCTCGCGAATTTCCTGTTCAGTCAAACCAAAGAAAGAGATCAGCTTCTCTAAATGAAGTAATTTACCTTCCCTATCAAGCAATCGATTTACTATTACACCTGTAGGTACAAGTATCCAAAGGTCTGTTCTGGTATTCTTGAGTTTTTCTATAGATTTCCAGTTAATTTGCATCCCAAACGGGTCAAGAAGCACCAATGCAGCATATTTATTTGATGTTTTCATTATATCCGCTAATTCTAATAGAAATTTGTTACAATCTCCTGAACGAAATTGCAATCGCTTTGGTTCAATATTGTTTATTCCTGAAAGCCGGGACTGTAGTTGTTCGATAGCATTTTTGTTTAAGTCAATAAAATAATACCAGTCAAATAACTGTTCTAAACTTAAAATTCTTTCTGCAGCACTTTGGTATAAATTTTCTTCTTCATTAGTAGCTGAAAAAAATAAGTCAGCCCTAAATGTCTCGTCTTTTTGACCTCTTTCACCACTACCGGCAAATCCGTCAAAATATATAGTTTCCCAGTTATATTTGGTTTTATTATGGTTAAGTATTGTTAGATAAGCATTAACATATTTTACGAAAGCCTCTAACTTTTGTTCTGTCCAATCTCCTCCCCATGAATTGTTAACCATGTTTGCGCCCTTTCGATAATGCAATAACCACACTCTTAACCGCAGTGATCATCTTTAAAGACATCTTAGCTTATTGTAGATTTGACTTTATCATATGATATGCATAATGTCAATTGAAAATGCGCAATATTGAATGACCCCGATGGACGGTTTGCTGTTATAATCTTATGTTCACACTTCAGTGTGTTTGAAACAGTATAAGTCGTTTTTTGATCAGTCGATGCGCGAAATTCCCTGCCTGGCTACGAAATCCATTTTGCGCCGTTATAAACCTTCTCGACTTTCATCACAACGGCCGCCTCTTTGGGCAGCTTGTCCGAGACCCATTTTTTTACTTCCTCGAACATTTCACCCTCTGTGAATCTCTGGGCCTTTCCTTTTATCTGGTAGGAACCCTTATCATCATCGTGGACAACAAACGATATATTTCCGTTGCTCAATATATTTTTGCGGGTTTTGTCGAGGTAGTTGTCGGCAATAAGAATGGTTTCATCGTCCATGACCTTCAGGTAGGCGATGTAAACAACATTGGGCATGCAATCCTGGTCGCTGGTTGCAACCGGTATGACATCCTGTTTTTCAATAGCGGATTTTACTTCTTCTGGTAGTTTTGCCATGATTTACCTTACTAATAAACTAAAACTTTTGAATTAAAGATAACAAGGGCAGGCGTTTACGCTTCAGTGATTACGCCGCGCAACTCGGTGCGGGCATATCATCTGTGTATGTCAAACACATTACCTATAAATATACTACAGATATATTATATATAAATCAACCTGAAACATATTTTTTCTCGCCACTGGCAATATCAATGAAGATATATAAGGTAATAGCAGCCAGACTATGGAATAAAACAGAAGAGTTATATAATCAGTTTTTTATCTCTATCAGTTCTTAAAGGACTTATTACAATTATTGCGGCATATAATCGCAGCTAAACCTCTCGGTTCTGCTGCCTTGCGGTTTTATTCTATCGGGCGGACGGGTCTTTTGTTTACAGTATCGTCAAGCCACTGGCCAAAGACCGTCTGAAAAGTTGTTTCGTCTGTCTTTAATGGTTCGCCGTCAATCTCCGAAGGCATGTTTTTACTGCCGTCTTTGAAACTGATCCCGTCAAAATATGCCCCGCTGCCCAGCTCAACATCCTTGACGCTCCAAGTGCCGCACGAGAGTACAAAACGGTTTACGCCGAGTTTGGCGTATGCGCCTGGTTTTCCGATTGCATCATCATATAGTTCAGCCACGTTGGCGGTTATCTGGTGCCATGTTTTGGCTTGCCGGGGCAGGTTGAAATACAATCCCTGTTTTTTTCTGCCCAATTGCTGAAGATGCAGCCAGCTGCTGACACTGCCGGTTGTGTGGTACCCCACGGCTCTTGGGTAGTAATCACTATAGTATTTGGCAATTTCCCTGCCCCAATCAAACTGCATGAAGAACTTCAGCTCGCCATCGTCTTCGGGGCCGCCGATCGCCATCAGGCTGTAATAGCCGCCGCCCAGCTCGGGCTCTTCTTCTATACGGTAGCTGCCTTTAAGTATCGGGTTATCGCCGGGAGACTCTATTATCTGGTAAAATTCGTTATACTCGTCCTGCAGCCAGTTTTTACCCATCGGAATTGTATAGACATAACCTGAGTAAAGCCCGTCGGTTTTCCATTTCATCCGCCATTCATTATGGTAGCCGGTTTCCTCGTCGCAGTTGTAGCGGTAGGGCGTGTACCAACTCTTAAGGCAATCTTCAAAACTGCCGTTTTCAAGCTGCGGTTTTGCCGGCAGATTTACTATCGGCGAAAAGAGACGCGGCTCAATGTCATGCGTAAACTCCTGGAAGGTATCTGGGTAGACAAATTCTTTGTCAACATCCACAAGTCTGGCTTTTAGTGTTATATCCTCGCCGTCCACCTCTACTATAGAGTAGTAACCCCCTGCGTTGAGCCCTTTTTCGTATTCAGGGTATTCCTCGCCGAAGGGTCTGGGTGAAGTGCCGCTGGGGATAGTAACAAAGTTTATGCCTTTATATCTCCAGGCGGTTTTCTCGGAAACTTTTATGCCGTTATGGACGTGGCCGTTAAAAAACCACTTGACATTTCCATGTTCGCTCATTGCCTCAAGCAGGTCGTGCTTGAGCTCTGCCGAATGTGTGTACCACTCAAGCTGGCTCAACCCCATCGGCATGAAATGGATGTGTACCAGAACGATTGTCGGTTTGTCCTTGTTCGCTGCCAGGTCCTTGCGGAACCATTCCATCATCGGCTTAACCACCTCAAGACGGTCATAGTTGCCGAATTCAATATTTGCAGGCAGCGAGACGAAGTGCCATTTGCCCACATCAAACGAATAATACACACTGCGGATGCCGTTAACCTGTTCCTGGTAATCGCGGAATAGAGTGTATGGAGGGGAAGTGTCGTGGTTGCCGTGGTTTATGATGTGGCGGCCCTTGGTGTACGGGCTGATCCTCTCTTCCCAGTTGTCCAGGCTTTTATTGTCGGGCACGTTTACAATATCACCGAGATGAATTATGAACTTTATATCCCGGGGGTCTTTGTTAATCTCTTCTATAGTAGTCGAGAGAGCGTAGTTTGCGTTCAGGGCCAGATCTGAATTGCCCGGGTCGGCATGGCTCACCTGCGAATCAGCAATAATTGCAAAAGTGAACTTCTCCGGTATTTCTTTGAGCTCCGGCCAGGGGTTTGTTATTCCGTCCCATTCCGGATCAATGCCGAGGGGCCTCTGCTCCTGTGCCGAGATGTTTGCAGAAAAGGTGATCAGTACAACAGTCAACAGCAAAAAAATATTAGATATTTTCATGGTCTGGGCCTCTTAAAAAGTAATTGTAAATATAAATACCGGCTTATTGTTTGCAGATAAATCATTCTATCTTAAAACAGTCTTTGCGTAATCCTTTTATAGAAAAGATTTTAAGTTTTAAGATTAACTTAACTGGAACAATATGTTATTTTTACAATGTAACATTATAATGTCTGGAGATGATCTGTCAAGCTGTTTTAATGCCGGTGTTTCAACGGCCGCAGTGCCTATTTGAGCCCTGATTGGAAGATTGGTCATTATCGCAAGATTTTTTGTTCCGGGTAAAAACTCTCGCGCTGCCGTGGGGCAATAAATTTTCTTTGTAATAAACTCTTTCATAATATATAATAATGTTTGAGGTTTAATATAGTTTATCGACATCAATGAGATTTAGTGCAATGAGCCTGCTTTAAGAAAGGGGTATTATGATATTCCTTTTTTTATAAGTCTTGGCTTGCATTGTTTATATATAAAAAGGTAAAATGACAAAAACAAAAGATAATTTCGAACAGGAACTGGCCCGGCGATTCGTAAAGGGTGATCAGGACGCTTTTGAGAAACTGGTCAAGATCCACAAAAACGCCCTGTACGGGTTTCTGCGCAGATATCTTCCCAGCCAGGACCTGGTCGAAGACGCCTTTCAGGATACCTTTATGCAGTTTTACCTGAGCAGGGAAAATTTTGACCCGAGCCGTTCTGTCCGGCCGTGGCTTTTCACCATTGCCGCCAACAAGGCCCGCGATACCCTGAGAAAGAGAAAACGGGAAAGCACCGTATCCATAAATAAAATATCCGATTCCGCTGATATGACCTTTGACGACACCCTCAACAGTATTGTCTCGAGCAATATCACTCCCGATAAGCTCGCTTCAGACGAGGAAAAAAAGGCCAACGTGCGGGAAATTGTGGATAATATGCCGGATAATTTAAAAGAAATAATAATTTTGGCATATTTTAAGCAATTTTCTTACAAACAAATGGCAGACATACTTAGTATACCTATAGGTACTGTAAAAAGCAGATTGCATTCTGCAGTTGGATATTTTGTTAAAAAGTGGAAAAATACATATATGGACAAAGACAGCAATGAGTGAGCTTGAAACGAACAGAAAAAAAATGAGCATTGAATTGCAGCAGGACGTCTTTGACTATTACTTTAAATCCTGTGATGAAAACAAGTTAAAAGAAACAGAAAGAGTTCTCCAGGAATCTCCCCTGGCGTATGAGCTCTACAAAGCCATATCTGATAATCTCTACCCGCTCTCATCAGAGCTCGAAGAGCATGTTGAGTGCCCGCAAGAGCTTCTTGAAAAGACACTGGTATTTGTAAGCCGACATAATGTTGATCAGGTACCCGGTCCCGAAAAGAATTCCATCTTTTACAGGTTTTTCCACTCTGGATTTGTCAGGGCGGCAGCGGTTATCTTTGTATGCTTCGTTGCCGCGGCGTGTTTTCTGCCGGCGACGGGTAAGATGCGCATGATAGCCGCCAAGATTGGCTGCCAGTCAAACCTGGCTGGGATATCTCGGGCGATCAGCTCTTACAGCAATGCCAACGCCAATATCTTCCCCTCTGTTGAACACAAACCGGGCTCGCCCTGGTGGAAAGTCGGCAGCCAGAGCGATGAGTACAGCTCAAACACCCGCAACTATTGGCTGCTGGTCAAACACGGATATATTACCCCGGAATCTTTCAGGTGTCCGGGCAGAGACTGCTCAGTGTCTCCGTGCGGCAAGGTTCAAATGGCTTCTCTTCGTGATTTCCCGACCAGAAAACATGTAAACTACAGCTTTATGATAGTTACCCCTGAAAACGCCAAAGCATCTCTGCAGACCAGAACGGCCATCGCGGCAGATACTAACCCGATATTCGATTTTGCATCAAAGCTAAAACCCGATATCCAGGAAAAATTTCTCAAGCTCCATCTTACAGAGGCACACAGGACAGCGTTGAGCAAAAACCATAACTCACAAGGTCAAAATGTCATGTTCTCTGATGGAAGCGTGGACTTCATATCAGGCAGAACTCTATATCAGGACGATATTTACACACTCCAAGATATATCAACATATCAGGGCAACGAAACCTCGCTTTGCACCGCTGATGTGTTCCTGGCACCATAAGATACTCATAACAAACCTCCTATATAAAGTTAAAGCCGCCCGTAAAAAGGCGGCTTTTTCTGTTTTATCCAAAAACCTAACACTCTGGGAATATGTCTATTTAATATTTAGCTTGAGAAAAACGCCAAAATCCATATAAAAGGCATCTGAAAACAGGTAACAGGGGTGTTTTTCCGGGGACACTCTTTAAAATATTTTGCCCTCCGGTCCGAAAGTCGGCCGCGGGGTGCTTATCTTGAGGTTATAATTGAGTATCGGTAAATTCGAAATATTATGCAAAGACGCTAAAAGCAATGCCCGCAAGGGTTTATTGACAACCGGCCACGGAGATATCCGCACGCCGGTGTTTATGCCCGTCGGCACTCGCGGCTCGGTTAAGGGGCTTACTCCCGAGATGGTCAAAGATATCGGCTCTCAGATAATTCTTGCCAATACGTATCACATGTATCTGCGGCCGGGGATTGATGTTGTCGAGCAGCTCGGCGGCCTCCACAAACTCATGGCGTGGGACGCTCCGATACTCACTGACAGCGGCGGCTATCAGGTGTTTTCACTGAGCACGCTAAACCGGATCGGCGATGACGGCGTGGAGTTTGCCAGCCATATCGACGGACAGCGGATATACCTCGATCCGGCGATTGCCACGGATGCCCAGAACCGGCTTGGAGCTGATATCATCATGGCGTTCGATGAGTGTGCGCCGTATCCGTGTGAGCGTGAGCGGCTTGTCAGCGCGACAGAGAGGAGCATCCGCTGGGCTAAAATATGCAAAGACAGCCACAAAAATGACTTACAGCTTCTGTTTGCCATTGTCCAGGGCGGGATTGACCTTGAATTACGCTCGTATTGTGCCGACAAACTCGTTGAAATCGGCTTTCCCGGGTATGCTATGGGCGGGCTGAGTGTCGGCGAGGGCTTTGACAATATGATACGTACAACCGCGCACACGGTGCGGCACCTGCCGGAGGATAAACCGCGGTATTTGATGGGCGTTGGTATGCCGGCAGACCTTATCGCCGGCGTGAGGGAGGGGATTGACATGTTCGATTGTGTTCTGCCGACGCGAAACGGCCGCAACGCCTCGGCGTTTACCGAGGAAGGTCCGATAAAACTGCGGAACAGCGTCTATACCACGGATATCAGGCCGCTCGAGGAGGGGTGCGGCTGTTACTGCTGCCGAAATTTCAGCCGCGGCACG
Proteins encoded:
- a CDS encoding RNA polymerase sigma factor, with amino-acid sequence MTKTKDNFEQELARRFVKGDQDAFEKLVKIHKNALYGFLRRYLPSQDLVEDAFQDTFMQFYLSRENFDPSRSVRPWLFTIAANKARDTLRKRKRESTVSINKISDSADMTFDDTLNSIVSSNITPDKLASDEEKKANVREIVDNMPDNLKEIIILAYFKQFSYKQMADILSIPIGTVKSRLHSAVGYFVKKWKNTYMDKDSNE
- a CDS encoding metallophosphoesterase family protein, whose amino-acid sequence is MKISNIFLLLTVVLITFSANISAQEQRPLGIDPEWDGITNPWPELKEIPEKFTFAIIADSQVSHADPGNSDLALNANYALSTTIEEINKDPRDIKFIIHLGDIVNVPDNKSLDNWEERISPYTKGRHIINHGNHDTSPPYTLFRDYQEQVNGIRSVYYSFDVGKWHFVSLPANIEFGNYDRLEVVKPMMEWFRKDLAANKDKPTIVLVHIHFMPMGLSQLEWYTHSAELKHDLLEAMSEHGNVKWFFNGHVHNGIKVSEKTAWRYKGINFVTIPSGTSPRPFGEEYPEYEKGLNAGGYYSIVEVDGEDITLKARLVDVDKEFVYPDTFQEFTHDIEPRLFSPIVNLPAKPQLENGSFEDCLKSWYTPYRYNCDEETGYHNEWRMKWKTDGLYSGYVYTIPMGKNWLQDEYNEFYQIIESPGDNPILKGSYRIEEEPELGGGYYSLMAIGGPEDDGELKFFMQFDWGREIAKYYSDYYPRAVGYHTTGSVSSWLHLQQLGRKKQGLYFNLPRQAKTWHQITANVAELYDDAIGKPGAYAKLGVNRFVLSCGTWSVKDVELGSGAYFDGISFKDGSKNMPSEIDGEPLKTDETTFQTVFGQWLDDTVNKRPVRPIE
- a CDS encoding pyridoxamine 5'-phosphate oxidase family protein, with amino-acid sequence MAKLPEEVKSAIEKQDVIPVATSDQDCMPNVVYIAYLKVMDDETILIADNYLDKTRKNILSNGNISFVVHDDDKGSYQIKGKAQRFTEGEMFEEVKKWVSDKLPKEAAVVMKVEKVYNGAKWIS
- the tgt gene encoding tRNA guanosine(34) transglycosylase Tgt — protein: MSIGKFEILCKDAKSNARKGLLTTGHGDIRTPVFMPVGTRGSVKGLTPEMVKDIGSQIILANTYHMYLRPGIDVVEQLGGLHKLMAWDAPILTDSGGYQVFSLSTLNRIGDDGVEFASHIDGQRIYLDPAIATDAQNRLGADIIMAFDECAPYPCERERLVSATERSIRWAKICKDSHKNDLQLLFAIVQGGIDLELRSYCADKLVEIGFPGYAMGGLSVGEGFDNMIRTTAHTVRHLPEDKPRYLMGVGMPADLIAGVREGIDMFDCVLPTRNGRNASAFTEEGPIKLRNSVYTTDIRPLEEGCGCYCCRNFSRGTLRHFFNVGEMLGPTLVSIHNITFLQRIMDKIHKNIDNNTFSEWSEEKLKKYAACGYVR
- the tcmP gene encoding three-Cys-motif partner protein TcmP, with the translated sequence MVNNSWGGDWTEQKLEAFVKYVNAYLTILNHNKTKYNWETIYFDGFAGSGERGQKDETFRADLFFSATNEEENLYQSAAERILSLEQLFDWYYFIDLNKNAIEQLQSRLSGINNIEPKRLQFRSGDCNKFLLELADIMKTSNKYAALVLLDPFGMQINWKSIEKLKNTRTDLWILVPTGVIVNRLLDREGKLLHLEKLISFFGLTEQEIREEFYHTFRHSTLFEDEIEVTSKVDKPINKIINLYIRRLKEIFTYVTKSPLVLRNSKNVPLFHFAFASNNQTGLKIAKDIIGKDNG